Within Mongoliitalea daihaiensis, the genomic segment GGCATCATCGTGGAAGAATGGAGGACAGGACAGGGCTACAGTCAACGGATGCGTGACCAATACCTTCCCTTCTTACTACACGATTCCAAATACGCAAATCGATTACCAATTGGAAAGATGGAAATTGTGGAAAACTTTGCATACGAAACCATCCGGCGCTTTTACAGGGATTGGTATAGACCTAATAACATGGCTGTAGTGGCAGTAGGGGATGAAGACCCGGATAAACTGGAAGCATTGATCCAAGAGTATTTTTCGGGCCTGACTAATCCGGCCAATGCTCCGGAACGAACTGCTTTTGAAGTGCCCGTGCATGAAGAAACCTTTGTGGCAATAGTGACCGACGATGAGGCACCGGGGATTCAGCTCCAATTGTTTTACAAACACAAGGCCCTACCCACTCAGACGATTCAGGATTACAAAAACTTTTTGATGCGGACCATTTATTCTGGCATGCTTTCCCAGCGTTTGGATGAAATCAGACAAAAGCCTGACGCTCCATTTATTTTTGCAGGAACGGGCTATGGTAATTTTGTACGCGATTTAGATTACTTCTCAGCAACAGCGGTAGTAGCTCCTGGTAAAACGGCAGCCGGGATTCAGTCCTTGATAGAAGAGAATGAACGGGTAGCCAAACATGGTTTTACCCAGGCTGAATTAGATCGGGTGAAAGTTAGCTTGCTCAACAGTGCCGAGCGTGCATATAAAGAAATGGATAAGGCAGAGTCTCGAGCCATCGTAGGGAGGTATGTCAATCATTATTTGGAAGGAAGTTTTGCCGAAGGGGAAGCTTGGAAGTATGAGTTTTACAAAGAAATCTTCCCTCAAATTACCCTTAAGGAAATCAATGCGCTTGCAAAGGAGCTCGTACGTGACGATAACCGGGTAGTTGTCGTAATGGCACCAAGTAGTCAAGCGGAAACGCTTCCTTCGCAAAAGGAGGTTGTGGCCTTATTTGATAAGGTATCTCAATTAGACTTGTTGCCTTATGAAGAAAAATTATTGGCAGCCCAATTGATTTCGACTCTTCCTACTCCTGGTAAAATTACCGAGGTAGTTGCCCATGACCAAGTCGATATTCAGGAGTTTGTATTGTCCAATGGAGCGCGCGTCTACGTCAAGTCCACAGACTTCAAAAACGATGAAATCATTTTCTCCATCAGAGGCAATGGAGGTGTTTCTGTATTTGGAGATGAAGATCATTACAGTGCAAGTTATGCCGGTGTCATGGTCAATATTATGGGTGTGGGAGATTTTTCACCTTCTGATTTGAGGAAAATGTTGGCGGGTAAGACTGTTTCCGTTACTCCAAACATTGGGACATATTCCCAAACGATTTCGGGTGCTACCAGCCCCAAGGATTTGGAAACAGCCATGCAACTGATCCATTTATATTTTACAAGTCCTCGAAAAGATGCGGAGCTTTTCCAGGTTTATGTGGATAACCAAAAGTCGCAACTGGCATCTGCACAAGTTAATCCTGATTTTCAGTTTAGTGTGGCACTTAATAAGTTGATTGCCAACAATAATTTGAGAGCATTGAGTATTTATGATCCGCAAGATTTTGATAAAATCAGCATAGATAGAGGACTCGAGATCTATCGAGATCGATTCAGCAACGCAGCAAATTTTGACTTTTTCTTCACGGGGAATATTGATGTAGAAAAGTTTCTTCCAATGGTTGAGCAGTATTTCGCAAGTCTAGCAGGAGATGCTTCAAATGTGGATAACTTCAAAGATTTGGGTATCCGCCCACCAAAAGGTCGTACAGAAACCATTCGGGTAGGAACGGATGAGAAAAGTCAGGTAATTTTATTCTTCTCAGATGAACGAACGTATGACCGAGCGTTAGCCACAGATGTTTCTTTCTTAGGTGAAATTTTAACTATCAAATTAATAGAAAATCTACGGGAAGAAATCGGTGGTGTCTATGGTGTAGGTGCCAGTGGAAGTATGAGTAATCAGCCAGTTGGGCAGTTGAGTTTTTCAATTTCTTTCCCATGCAGTCCCGATATGGTTGAGAAACTTACAGCAGCTGCTTGGGCAGAAGTAAAGAAAATCCAAGAAGAAGGGCCTAGCATAGAAGACTTGGAGAAGGTGAAGGAAAAGCGTAGGATATCCTATCAGGAAAATCTGAAAAGAAATTCCTATTGGAACGGGCAAATGGTGGCTGCAAAGCAATATGATTTTCTATTTGAAAGTCTTTTGGAAGCAGGGAAAAGTATTGATGCAGTTACTCAGGAACGTGTTCAGCAAATTGCTCTACAATTGCTTACCAAAGAAAATTTATTGGAAGTAATCAAATTGCCTTTAGAAAAATAGTGGTTTCATTCCGCTAAAGCATTTATGAGTTAGAGTGGTTGAAGGTCGCGTATTTTTCTCGTTACTTCAACCACTTATAGTTAACTACTTTCACGCCAATAGCTAAGCATATGACTCTATTCATTATATTTTTATGCATCTGTTGACTGTGGTCAATTATCCGCAATAGCCTAGCTTTTATTAGTTTGAAACTAGCGTTATTGCGGATAATCAGATTCTTTTGAGTATTTTTTCTATCATCTTCCCAATTTTTACCTTATTTCGCTGTATGGATATACAATGGATTTGGCAGGGTATTTTGGAAGGCTTAGCTGAAATGACCTGGTTGGAGGCAGTTGCTGTTTTTTTTGGGATTGCTTCAGTTTTTTATTCCATCAAAAAAAATATCTTGGTTTTTCCAACTGGGATGATTTCAACCATTATCTATGTGTATATCTGCTTGAAGTATAAGCTTTACGCAGACATGGGTATCAATGCGTATTATTTTGGGATGTCCATCTATGGCTGGTATCTTTGGAGTAGACCTAATGATGGGAAAGAAGATTTACCGGTTACTTGGCTATCCACAAAAGGAATTATTCAGTCCGTTGGCTTATTTTTGATTTCTTACGGAGTACTTTATACAGTGTTATCCAACTTTACCGATTCGGATGTTCCTTATTGGGATTCATTTACAACCTCTT encodes:
- a CDS encoding M16 family metallopeptidase, with protein sequence MNFKKLGLLISSLLIVQTFVFAQTNLQQEVPLDPRVRTGTLPNGLVYYIQQNPKPANKVELRLAVNAGSILEDEDQLGLAHFTEHMAFNGTKNFEKNELVSYLQSIGVSFGGDLNAYTGFDETVYILPIPSDDPAKLRSGFQVLADWAGGVLMKDEDIDGERGIIVEEWRTGQGYSQRMRDQYLPFLLHDSKYANRLPIGKMEIVENFAYETIRRFYRDWYRPNNMAVVAVGDEDPDKLEALIQEYFSGLTNPANAPERTAFEVPVHEETFVAIVTDDEAPGIQLQLFYKHKALPTQTIQDYKNFLMRTIYSGMLSQRLDEIRQKPDAPFIFAGTGYGNFVRDLDYFSATAVVAPGKTAAGIQSLIEENERVAKHGFTQAELDRVKVSLLNSAERAYKEMDKAESRAIVGRYVNHYLEGSFAEGEAWKYEFYKEIFPQITLKEINALAKELVRDDNRVVVVMAPSSQAETLPSQKEVVALFDKVSQLDLLPYEEKLLAAQLISTLPTPGKITEVVAHDQVDIQEFVLSNGARVYVKSTDFKNDEIIFSIRGNGGVSVFGDEDHYSASYAGVMVNIMGVGDFSPSDLRKMLAGKTVSVTPNIGTYSQTISGATSPKDLETAMQLIHLYFTSPRKDAELFQVYVDNQKSQLASAQVNPDFQFSVALNKLIANNNLRALSIYDPQDFDKISIDRGLEIYRDRFSNAANFDFFFTGNIDVEKFLPMVEQYFASLAGDASNVDNFKDLGIRPPKGRTETIRVGTDEKSQVILFFSDERTYDRALATDVSFLGEILTIKLIENLREEIGGVYGVGASGSMSNQPVGQLSFSISFPCSPDMVEKLTAAAWAEVKKIQEEGPSIEDLEKVKEKRRISYQENLKRNSYWNGQMVAAKQYDFLFESLLEAGKSIDAVTQERVQQIALQLLTKENLLEVIKLPLEK
- the pnuC gene encoding nicotinamide riboside transporter PnuC, with amino-acid sequence MDIQWIWQGILEGLAEMTWLEAVAVFFGIASVFYSIKKNILVFPTGMISTIIYVYICLKYKLYADMGINAYYFGMSIYGWYLWSRPNDGKEDLPVTWLSTKGIIQSVGLFLISYGVLYTVLSNFTDSDVPYWDSFTTSSAFVGMWLMAKKKVENWIAWIITDIVSVPLYFYKGLMLTSFQFLFFTVLATIGLIEWMKTVKKMQHA